From the Leifsonia sp. AG29 genome, one window contains:
- the fdhD gene encoding formate dehydrogenase accessory sulfurtransferase FdhD yields the protein MGRITARKPITKITLGMGVRHRADTLAVEEPLELRVGGRPLAVTMRTPGHDVELAAGFLVSEGIISRADEFRSAIHCGGPGTGGAENTYNVLDVTLAAGVAPPDPDIARAFYTTSSCGVCGKASIEAVETVSSYDVRHDDLAVDAELLAGLPDRLREKQEVFEKTGGLHAAALFDGASGELLVLREDVGRHNAVDKVVGWAVLNDRLPLTGTILQVSGRASFELVQKATMAGIPLLAAVSAPSSLAVELAEAAGLTLVGFLRGASMNVYSEPRRVLVPAGAIADPELMGAARG from the coding sequence ATGGGCCGCATCACGGCGAGGAAGCCGATCACGAAGATCACCCTCGGCATGGGCGTCCGGCACCGCGCGGACACCCTGGCGGTCGAGGAACCCCTCGAGCTCCGGGTCGGCGGACGTCCGCTCGCCGTCACGATGCGGACACCCGGCCACGACGTCGAGCTGGCCGCCGGGTTCCTGGTCTCGGAGGGGATCATCTCGCGGGCGGACGAGTTCCGCTCGGCGATCCACTGCGGCGGACCGGGCACAGGAGGCGCGGAGAACACGTACAACGTGCTCGACGTCACGCTGGCGGCGGGTGTCGCCCCTCCCGACCCGGACATCGCGCGGGCCTTCTACACGACGAGCTCGTGCGGCGTGTGCGGCAAGGCCAGCATCGAGGCGGTGGAGACGGTCTCGTCGTACGACGTGCGACACGATGACCTCGCGGTCGACGCCGAGTTGCTGGCCGGCCTCCCCGACCGGCTGCGCGAGAAGCAGGAGGTCTTCGAGAAGACCGGCGGCCTCCACGCGGCCGCACTGTTCGACGGCGCCTCGGGAGAGCTGCTCGTGCTCAGGGAGGATGTTGGCCGCCACAACGCCGTCGACAAGGTCGTCGGCTGGGCCGTGCTGAACGACCGCCTCCCGCTGACCGGGACGATCCTCCAGGTGTCCGGACGCGCGAGCTTCGAACTGGTCCAGAAGGCGACCATGGCCGGGATCCCGCTGCTCGCGGCGGTCTCCGCCCCCTCCTCGCTCGCCGTGGAGCTCGCCGAGGCCGCCGGTCTCACCCTCGTCGGCTTCCTGCGGGGCGCCTCCATGAACGTGTACTCCGAGCCCCGGCGCGTCCTCGTGCCCGCGGGCGCGATCGCCGACCCCGAACTGATGGGAGCAGCCCGTGGTTAG
- a CDS encoding FdhF/YdeP family oxidoreductase — translation MVSLDAQPGGGAAPHGGSAFGLLPDEPRQGGFGPRVDGKWSSKRYHHSAAGWGAAKAVGGVLAKEREPIAGTRSMFTMNHPVRGFDCPGCAWPDDKGVTLDICENGIKHVTWEMTRKRVGADFFAEHTVSELSSWTDFDLEDQGRLTEPLVYDADTDRYIPIEWQDAFDLIGRELRALESPDQASFYTSGRLSNEASFLYQLMVREFGTNNLPDCSNMCHEASGRALTASLATGKGTADLEDWDACDALFVLGVNAASNAPRMLTTLAQAIDRGAQVVHVNPLIEAGATRTIVPHEFVDMALNKSTPTSTLNLQVRPGGDLALVRGMAKALFEAAESNPSLLDTAFLEKYTTGVDEYREIAQRTSWEELVEQSGLSEADIRGASKIYQEAERTVFSWCLGVSQHEHGVDTVREIVNLLLLRGNVGKKGAGPSPVRGHSNVQGNRTCGIDHNPKEPFLQKLDAEFGITSPRGRGLDTVHTVAAMHAGKVKAFIGMGGNFVRAAPDTPFTAAGLRQCNLTVHVSTKLNRSHLVHGRVALILPCIGRTERDEQASGLQGTSTEDAMSSVQFTMGVRRPASPLLRSEPAIIAGIARALLPESKTPWEELVADYDRIRDIMARVLPGFEGYNELVRQPYGFRIPQPARERDFKTPSGNAEFSHAPLPNVIPEDADVLVLQTMRSHDQWNTTIYSADDRYRGLKRIREMVLMNKRDMRDRGLREGDLVDIVATSRDGSERSVRQFRALEYNLPRGSAAGYMPELNVLIGANDYSSQSDQPLMKDIRVRVTRSAGAGA, via the coding sequence GTGGTTAGTCTCGATGCCCAGCCCGGAGGGGGCGCGGCCCCGCATGGAGGCTCCGCCTTCGGCCTGCTGCCCGACGAACCGCGACAGGGCGGCTTCGGCCCGCGCGTCGACGGCAAATGGTCGAGCAAGCGCTACCATCACTCGGCCGCCGGCTGGGGTGCCGCGAAAGCAGTGGGAGGCGTGCTCGCCAAGGAGCGCGAGCCGATCGCCGGGACGCGCTCGATGTTCACGATGAACCACCCCGTCCGCGGTTTCGACTGCCCGGGCTGCGCGTGGCCCGACGACAAGGGCGTCACCCTCGACATCTGTGAGAACGGCATCAAGCACGTCACCTGGGAGATGACACGCAAGCGGGTCGGCGCGGACTTCTTCGCCGAGCACACCGTGTCCGAGCTCTCCAGCTGGACCGACTTCGACCTCGAGGACCAGGGCCGCCTCACCGAGCCGCTCGTCTACGACGCCGACACGGACCGCTACATCCCGATCGAGTGGCAGGACGCGTTCGACCTGATCGGGAGGGAGCTCCGCGCGCTCGAGAGCCCCGATCAGGCGAGCTTCTACACCTCCGGCCGGCTGAGCAACGAGGCGTCGTTCCTGTACCAGCTCATGGTGCGCGAGTTCGGGACGAACAACCTGCCCGACTGCTCGAACATGTGCCACGAGGCGTCCGGGCGCGCGCTGACCGCCTCCCTCGCCACCGGGAAGGGCACGGCCGATCTCGAGGACTGGGACGCGTGCGACGCGCTGTTCGTGCTCGGCGTGAACGCCGCCTCCAACGCGCCCCGCATGCTGACCACGCTCGCACAGGCGATCGACCGCGGCGCGCAGGTGGTGCACGTCAACCCGCTGATCGAGGCGGGCGCGACGCGGACCATCGTTCCGCACGAGTTCGTCGACATGGCCCTGAACAAGTCGACGCCGACGAGCACCCTCAACCTGCAGGTGCGACCCGGGGGAGACCTCGCCCTCGTGCGCGGCATGGCGAAGGCGCTCTTCGAGGCGGCGGAGAGCAACCCGTCGCTGCTCGACACGGCCTTCCTCGAGAAGTACACGACGGGCGTGGACGAGTACCGCGAGATCGCGCAGCGCACCTCCTGGGAGGAGCTGGTCGAGCAGTCGGGTCTGAGCGAGGCCGACATCCGCGGCGCATCGAAGATCTACCAGGAGGCCGAGCGCACGGTCTTCAGCTGGTGCCTCGGCGTCAGCCAGCACGAGCACGGCGTCGACACCGTGCGCGAGATCGTCAACCTGCTCCTCCTGCGGGGGAACGTCGGCAAGAAGGGCGCCGGGCCGTCGCCGGTCCGCGGCCACAGCAACGTGCAGGGCAACCGGACGTGCGGCATCGACCACAACCCGAAGGAGCCGTTCCTCCAGAAGCTGGACGCCGAGTTCGGCATCACGTCGCCGCGCGGGCGCGGCCTCGACACGGTGCACACCGTCGCGGCGATGCACGCCGGGAAGGTGAAGGCGTTCATCGGCATGGGAGGCAACTTCGTGCGCGCCGCGCCGGACACCCCGTTCACCGCGGCCGGCCTCCGGCAGTGCAACCTCACCGTGCACGTCAGCACGAAGCTCAACCGCAGCCACCTCGTGCACGGCCGGGTCGCACTGATCCTCCCGTGCATCGGGCGGACCGAGCGCGACGAGCAGGCGTCGGGGCTGCAGGGCACCTCCACCGAGGACGCCATGAGCTCCGTGCAGTTCACGATGGGCGTGCGCCGGCCGGCCTCGCCGCTGCTGCGCTCGGAGCCGGCGATCATCGCGGGCATCGCGCGGGCGCTCCTCCCCGAGAGCAAGACCCCGTGGGAGGAGCTGGTCGCCGACTACGACCGCATCCGCGACATCATGGCGCGCGTCCTCCCCGGGTTCGAGGGGTACAACGAGCTCGTCCGGCAGCCGTACGGGTTCCGGATCCCGCAGCCCGCGCGTGAGCGCGATTTCAAGACGCCGTCCGGCAACGCCGAGTTCTCGCACGCGCCCCTGCCGAACGTGATCCCCGAGGACGCCGACGTGCTCGTCCTGCAGACAATGCGGTCGCACGACCAGTGGAACACCACGATCTACTCGGCCGACGACCGGTACCGCGGGCTCAAGCGGATCCGCGAGATGGTGCTCATGAACAAGCGCGACATGCGCGACCGCGGACTCCGCGAGGGCGACCTCGTCGACATCGTCGCCACCTCGCGCGACGGGTCCGAGCGGTCGGTGCGGCAGTTCCGGGCGCTGGAGTACAACCTCCCGCGGGGGAGCGCGGCCGGGTACATGCCCGAGCTGAACGTGCTCATCGGCGCGAACGACTACAGCAGTCAGAGCGACCAGCCGCTGATGAAGGACATCCGCGTGCGCGTGACCCGGTCGGCGGGGGCTGGGGCATAG
- the mobA gene encoding molybdenum cofactor guanylyltransferase: MTPIAFDAIVLAGGRSSRLGGTPKAELTREGQTLLTRALVAAAGARRLAIVGETGREALPADAVLCREFPAFGGPVAGIAAGLAALSGGADRVLVLGCDMPGVGEAAGPLLLAAETGPTTADALIAHPDGDQPQPLAALYRREALEAVLADGSAAGRSMRSVLAQLRWEPVLVPAGSCDDVDTWEDAARLGWEG, translated from the coding sequence ATGACGCCCATCGCCTTCGACGCGATCGTCCTCGCCGGCGGCCGCTCGAGCCGGCTCGGGGGCACCCCGAAGGCGGAGCTCACCCGGGAGGGGCAGACCCTTCTGACGCGGGCGCTCGTTGCGGCAGCGGGTGCCCGACGGCTCGCGATCGTGGGCGAGACCGGCCGGGAGGCGCTCCCCGCCGACGCCGTCTTGTGCCGGGAGTTCCCCGCTTTCGGCGGCCCGGTCGCGGGCATCGCCGCGGGGCTGGCGGCGCTGTCCGGAGGCGCCGACCGCGTGCTGGTGCTCGGTTGCGACATGCCGGGTGTCGGGGAGGCGGCCGGGCCGCTCCTCCTGGCCGCGGAGACAGGCCCAACGACCGCTGATGCGCTCATCGCGCACCCGGACGGCGACCAGCCGCAGCCCCTGGCCGCGCTCTACCGGCGGGAGGCACTGGAGGCGGTCCTCGCCGATGGTTCCGCCGCCGGCCGCAGCATGCGTTCCGTGCTGGCGCAGCTCCGGTGGGAGCCGGTGCTCGTGCCGGCGGGCAGCTGCGACGACGTCGACACGTGGGAGGACGCGGCGCGCCTCGGCTGGGAGGGCTGA
- a CDS encoding NAD-dependent succinate-semialdehyde dehydrogenase yields MSYAVINPATGETVKTYDTISDADLDAAIAAADDAYRTWSKTTTVEERGALVRRVGELHIERRQELAEIIVREMGKPVEQALGEVDFAGAIYEYYADNAAEFLKDEPITLLDGEGSAVVRRSALGVLLGVMPWNFPYYQVARFAGPNLVIGNTILLKHAEQCPESAAAIERMFLDAGFPKGAYVNIYASHDQIEKVIADPRVQGVSLTGSERAGAKVAEIAGRNLKKVVLELGGSDPFILLSTDDLDAAVQNAVDARLDNSGQSCNAAKRFVVIDDLYDSFLSKFTEKLAAVEASDPSSADSALGPLSSLKAAENLDEQVKRAVEHGATLVRGGGRNGAFFETTVLTDVTPDNPASKEEFFGPVAQVFRAKDEADAVRIANDTPFGLGSYLYTTDPEQASRVADQIEAGMVFVNVVLADGAELPFGGVKRSGSGRELGRFGADEFVNKKLIRIGG; encoded by the coding sequence ATGAGCTACGCCGTCATCAACCCCGCCACCGGCGAGACGGTCAAGACCTATGACACCATCAGCGACGCCGACCTCGACGCGGCTATCGCGGCAGCCGACGACGCCTACCGCACCTGGTCGAAGACGACCACGGTGGAGGAGCGCGGTGCACTGGTGCGCCGCGTGGGCGAGCTCCACATCGAGCGGCGCCAGGAGCTGGCCGAGATCATCGTGCGCGAGATGGGCAAGCCCGTCGAGCAGGCGCTCGGTGAGGTCGACTTCGCGGGCGCCATCTACGAGTACTACGCCGACAACGCGGCCGAGTTCCTGAAGGACGAGCCGATCACGCTGCTCGACGGAGAGGGCTCCGCGGTCGTGCGGCGCTCCGCGCTCGGCGTCCTGCTCGGCGTCATGCCCTGGAACTTCCCGTATTACCAGGTCGCCCGGTTCGCCGGACCGAACCTCGTCATCGGCAACACGATCCTCCTGAAGCACGCGGAGCAGTGCCCGGAGTCGGCCGCCGCGATCGAGCGGATGTTCCTTGACGCCGGCTTCCCGAAGGGCGCCTACGTCAACATCTACGCGTCGCACGACCAGATCGAGAAGGTCATCGCCGACCCGCGCGTGCAGGGCGTCTCGCTCACCGGCTCGGAGCGGGCGGGCGCGAAGGTCGCCGAGATCGCCGGACGCAACCTCAAGAAGGTCGTGCTCGAGCTGGGCGGGTCCGACCCGTTCATCCTGCTGTCCACCGACGACCTCGACGCGGCGGTGCAGAACGCGGTCGATGCCCGTCTCGACAACAGCGGCCAGTCCTGCAACGCGGCCAAGCGCTTCGTCGTCATCGACGACCTGTACGACTCGTTCCTCTCGAAGTTCACCGAGAAGCTCGCCGCCGTCGAGGCCAGCGACCCGAGCAGCGCCGACTCCGCGCTCGGACCGCTGTCGTCGCTGAAGGCCGCCGAGAACCTCGACGAGCAGGTCAAGCGCGCGGTCGAGCACGGCGCCACGCTGGTCCGCGGCGGCGGCCGGAACGGCGCCTTCTTCGAGACGACCGTGCTGACCGACGTGACCCCGGACAACCCCGCCTCCAAGGAGGAGTTCTTCGGCCCGGTGGCGCAGGTGTTCCGCGCGAAGGACGAGGCCGACGCGGTCCGCATCGCCAACGACACGCCCTTCGGCCTCGGCTCGTACCTGTACACGACCGACCCGGAGCAGGCCAGCCGCGTCGCCGACCAGATCGAGGCGGGCATGGTGTTCGTCAACGTCGTCCTGGCCGACGGCGCCGAACTGCCGTTCGGTGGCGTGAAGCGCTCCGGCTCCGGGCGCGAGCTCGGCCGTTTCGGCGCCGACGAGTTCGTCAACAAGAAGCTCATCCGCATCGGCGGCTGA
- a CDS encoding S53 family peptidase, with protein MKRRTLVSSTIALAGAAALALAASMPATAATPSAATPDTSGVYTVHPIVEKAKLSVAALTPAFTPADCLAQTGGAVACQTPQSIRAAYDIPSTINGAPAGTGQTIVIVDAFGSPTVASDLATFSQSFGLPAPHLTVYYPGGKPTWNGRGTQTGWAEETSLDVQWAHAVAPGANIALVVAANDHGASLDNAVKYAVDNHLGNVLSMSYGEADNLIASPNANNGQTTQAQKAFAKGAAQNMSLFASSGDAGSDNGAGYANFGFPASDANVTAVGGTNLWAGSGLAQPHDTVWGDYANCPLTCAFGVIGETGGAPSQFLPKGGSDVAYNASVYTGVLTYLGFLGGADNGFYYFGGTSAGSPQWAALTADVIQAVGHPVGNVSGYASGWASKGLLFDVTQGSNTTPTFGGGYSAAAGWDRPTGWGTPDVAGIIAALK; from the coding sequence ATGAAACGCAGAACGCTCGTCTCTTCCACCATCGCCCTCGCCGGCGCCGCCGCGCTCGCGCTGGCCGCCTCCATGCCGGCGACCGCGGCGACACCCAGCGCCGCCACGCCCGACACCAGCGGGGTGTACACCGTCCACCCGATCGTCGAGAAGGCGAAGCTGTCGGTCGCCGCACTGACCCCCGCCTTCACGCCCGCCGACTGCCTGGCGCAGACCGGAGGCGCCGTCGCCTGCCAGACGCCGCAGAGCATTCGGGCGGCGTACGACATCCCGTCGACAATCAACGGTGCGCCGGCCGGGACGGGCCAGACGATCGTCATCGTCGACGCTTTCGGGAGCCCGACGGTCGCCTCCGACCTGGCGACATTCTCGCAGTCGTTCGGGCTGCCCGCGCCGCACCTCACCGTCTACTACCCGGGCGGCAAGCCGACCTGGAACGGCCGCGGCACGCAGACCGGCTGGGCCGAGGAGACATCGCTCGACGTGCAGTGGGCCCACGCGGTCGCGCCCGGGGCGAACATCGCGCTCGTCGTGGCGGCGAACGATCACGGCGCCTCCCTCGACAACGCCGTGAAGTACGCGGTCGACAACCACCTCGGCAACGTCCTGTCGATGAGCTACGGGGAGGCGGACAACCTGATCGCCTCGCCGAACGCCAACAACGGCCAGACGACGCAGGCGCAGAAGGCGTTCGCCAAGGGAGCGGCGCAGAACATGTCGCTCTTCGCCTCCTCGGGCGACGCCGGTTCGGACAACGGCGCCGGGTACGCGAACTTCGGCTTCCCAGCCTCGGACGCGAACGTGACGGCCGTCGGCGGCACGAACCTCTGGGCCGGGAGCGGGCTGGCCCAGCCGCACGACACCGTGTGGGGGGACTACGCGAACTGCCCCCTCACCTGCGCGTTCGGCGTGATCGGTGAGACGGGGGGCGCGCCCAGCCAGTTCCTCCCGAAGGGCGGCTCCGACGTCGCCTACAACGCCAGCGTCTACACGGGTGTCCTGACCTACCTCGGGTTCCTCGGCGGCGCCGACAACGGCTTCTACTACTTCGGCGGAACCTCCGCCGGGTCGCCGCAGTGGGCCGCGCTCACCGCCGACGTCATCCAGGCCGTCGGACACCCGGTCGGGAACGTCAGCGGATACGCCTCCGGGTGGGCCTCGAAGGGGTTGCTCTTCGACGTCACGCAGGGCAGCAACACGACGCCGACGTTCGGCGGCGGCTACTCGGCGGCGGCGGGCTGGGACCGGCCCACCGGCTGGGGGACGCCCGACGTGGCAGGGATCATCGCCGCGCTGAAGTGA
- a CDS encoding MSMEG_6728 family protein: MATTARHRHPGYRGRVQTFLPYPDFGRSVRVLDRARLGKQRVEALQVLRAITVPGYGWRNHPVAKMWRGYLPALTKYALESADAWIELGHADTVRPQVLAFAPEVVHVAQEELELPPWIGDPEFHRSHQSNLVRKDPEFYGPLFPGVPDDLPYVWPGATREADGPAR, translated from the coding sequence ATGGCCACCACGGCGCGGCACCGCCACCCCGGGTACCGTGGGCGCGTGCAGACCTTCCTGCCCTACCCCGACTTCGGGCGCAGCGTGCGCGTGCTCGACCGCGCGCGCCTCGGCAAGCAACGCGTGGAGGCGCTGCAGGTGCTCCGCGCGATCACGGTGCCCGGCTACGGCTGGCGCAACCACCCGGTGGCGAAAATGTGGCGCGGATACCTCCCGGCGCTGACGAAATACGCGCTCGAATCCGCCGACGCCTGGATCGAGCTCGGCCACGCCGACACGGTCCGGCCCCAGGTCCTGGCATTCGCACCCGAGGTCGTGCACGTCGCCCAGGAGGAGCTGGAGCTTCCGCCGTGGATCGGCGACCCCGAGTTCCACCGCAGCCACCAGTCCAACCTCGTGCGCAAGGACCCGGAGTTCTACGGGCCGCTGTTCCCGGGCGTTCCCGACGACCTGCCGTATGTGTGGCCGGGTGCGACGCGGGAGGCGGACGGCCCCGCCCGCTAA
- a CDS encoding MFS transporter — protein MSPTSPSLPAAAPATAAPSSRRWWTLVTVALAQLMVVLDSTVVNIALPSAQADLGFTNADRQWIVTAYSLAFGSLLLFGGRLSDLIGRKRAFIIGLIGFAGASALGGAAGTFGMLVGARALQGAFGALLAPTALAVLTTTFTVPKERARAFGIFGAIAGAGGAVGLLLGGLLTEKLDWRWNLYINVVIALIAVAGAMVFVSSVPRTGPRPKLDVPGTILVSAALFSLVYGFSNAESDGWDSPSCWGFLAAAGVLLVAFVLWQRRASHPLLPLHIVLHRNRGASYSAVLIAGAGMFGIFLFVTYYLQTTLRFTPIQTGLGFLPMIVMLVLAAQLSTNIFVPQFGPKVMVPIGMTIAAGGMVYLTHLGVHANYAVDLLPPLMILGTGMGSIMPAAIQTATLGVDRQYAGVASAMVNTSQQVGGSIGTALLNTLAATAATDYVASHLPPSPQVLAEAAVHSYATAYWWGAGFFAFGAVLTGLLYRRRVATAAVVAGPGDTGAAAEPEPAVAH, from the coding sequence ATGTCCCCCACCTCTCCCTCCCTCCCGGCTGCCGCGCCCGCAACCGCCGCTCCGTCGTCGCGCCGCTGGTGGACGCTCGTGACGGTCGCGCTGGCGCAGCTGATGGTCGTGCTCGACTCGACCGTCGTCAACATCGCGCTTCCCTCCGCGCAGGCCGACCTCGGCTTCACGAACGCGGACCGCCAGTGGATCGTCACCGCCTACTCCCTCGCCTTCGGCAGCCTCCTTCTCTTCGGTGGCCGCCTCTCCGACCTCATCGGGCGCAAACGCGCCTTCATCATCGGCCTCATCGGCTTCGCGGGTGCGTCGGCATTGGGTGGCGCAGCGGGCACGTTCGGCATGCTCGTCGGCGCGCGCGCCCTGCAGGGTGCGTTCGGTGCGCTGCTCGCGCCGACCGCCCTCGCGGTGCTGACCACCACCTTCACGGTGCCCAAGGAGCGGGCGCGTGCGTTCGGCATCTTCGGGGCCATCGCCGGCGCGGGAGGCGCGGTCGGGCTCCTGCTCGGCGGCCTCCTCACCGAGAAGCTCGACTGGAGGTGGAACCTCTACATCAACGTCGTCATCGCGCTCATCGCGGTCGCCGGGGCGATGGTGTTCGTCAGCTCGGTCCCGCGCACCGGGCCGCGCCCGAAGCTCGACGTGCCGGGCACGATCCTCGTGTCGGCAGCGCTGTTCTCGCTGGTGTACGGGTTCTCGAACGCCGAGTCGGACGGCTGGGACTCGCCGTCGTGCTGGGGCTTCCTCGCCGCGGCCGGCGTCCTCCTCGTGGCGTTCGTGCTCTGGCAGCGCCGCGCCTCCCACCCGCTGCTGCCCCTCCACATCGTGCTGCACCGCAATCGGGGCGCGTCGTACAGCGCCGTTCTGATCGCGGGCGCGGGCATGTTCGGCATCTTCCTGTTCGTGACGTACTACCTGCAGACAACGTTGCGGTTCACGCCCATCCAGACCGGCCTCGGCTTCCTCCCCATGATCGTCATGCTCGTGCTCGCGGCGCAGCTGTCGACGAACATCTTCGTGCCGCAGTTCGGCCCGAAGGTCATGGTGCCGATCGGCATGACGATCGCGGCCGGCGGAATGGTCTACCTGACCCACCTCGGCGTCCACGCCAACTATGCGGTCGATCTGCTGCCGCCGCTCATGATCCTCGGCACCGGCATGGGGTCGATCATGCCCGCGGCGATCCAGACCGCGACCCTCGGCGTGGACCGGCAGTATGCGGGCGTCGCCTCCGCCATGGTCAACACGAGCCAGCAGGTCGGAGGCTCGATCGGCACGGCCCTCCTGAACACGCTCGCGGCCACCGCTGCCACCGACTACGTCGCCTCCCACCTTCCCCCGAGCCCGCAGGTGCTCGCGGAGGCGGCGGTGCACAGCTACGCGACCGCCTATTGGTGGGGAGCCGGGTTCTTCGCCTTCGGTGCGGTGCTGACCGGGCTGCTGTACCGGCGGCGGGTGGCGACGGCGGCTGTCGTGGCGGGGCCCGGGGACACGGGCGCGGCGGCCGAGCCGGAGCCTGCGGTCGCGCACTGA
- a CDS encoding TetR/AcrR family transcriptional regulator, with amino-acid sequence MDTSAPAPKLGRKRDHTRDPEILAAALDVLAEVGYDGMTMDMVAARAKAGKATVYRRWPSKAELVVEAVACLKKVDADPASLPDTGTLRGDLVAMMKPHTIDDAEKKLKVMAGLVSMLAQNPGLSEAVNAAIVEPRAAVNRLLLQRAVDRGEIPADTDIDQLALLAPSMAAYRSLVLRKPVDREFLLGVLDDILLPAVGIRREVAAQP; translated from the coding sequence ATGGACACGTCAGCCCCCGCACCGAAGCTCGGGCGCAAGAGGGATCACACCCGCGACCCGGAGATCCTCGCCGCTGCCCTCGACGTCCTCGCCGAAGTCGGCTACGACGGCATGACGATGGACATGGTCGCCGCGCGCGCGAAGGCCGGCAAGGCCACCGTCTACCGGCGCTGGCCATCGAAGGCCGAGCTCGTGGTCGAGGCCGTCGCCTGCCTGAAGAAGGTGGACGCCGACCCCGCCTCCCTCCCCGACACCGGCACCCTCCGCGGTGACCTCGTGGCGATGATGAAGCCCCACACGATCGACGACGCCGAGAAGAAGCTGAAGGTGATGGCCGGGCTCGTCTCGATGCTCGCGCAGAACCCCGGGCTCTCGGAGGCCGTCAATGCGGCGATCGTCGAGCCGCGCGCCGCCGTGAACCGGCTGCTGCTCCAGCGAGCGGTCGACCGCGGCGAGATCCCCGCCGACACGGACATCGACCAGCTCGCGCTCCTGGCGCCCTCGATGGCGGCCTACCGGTCGCTGGTGCTCCGCAAGCCGGTCGACCGGGAGTTCCTGCTCGGCGTGCTCGACGACATCCTGCTGCCCGCGGTCGGAATCCGCCGAGAGGTCGCGGCCCAGCCCTGA
- a CDS encoding VOC family protein: MSGPSPYFAFPGTAREALSFYQSVFGGDVRLNTYAEFGRTDGPGDAVAHGMLVGDVPLFAADAAEGEASFRAEGLLLSLLGADEPAVLRAWFDGLSAGGTIVDPLQERPWGDWDGQVKDRYGVTWLIGFEGSAL; this comes from the coding sequence CTGAGCGGACCATCCCCGTATTTCGCCTTCCCCGGCACAGCCCGGGAGGCGCTCTCCTTCTACCAGAGCGTGTTCGGAGGCGATGTGCGGCTGAACACGTACGCCGAGTTCGGCCGCACCGACGGCCCCGGCGACGCGGTCGCGCACGGCATGCTCGTCGGCGACGTGCCGCTCTTCGCCGCCGATGCCGCCGAGGGCGAGGCGTCTTTCAGGGCCGAGGGGCTCCTCCTCTCTCTACTCGGGGCGGACGAGCCCGCCGTGCTGCGGGCCTGGTTCGATGGGCTCTCGGCGGGCGGCACCATCGTCGATCCCCTGCAGGAGCGGCCGTGGGGCGACTGGGACGGCCAGGTGAAGGACCGTTACGGCGTCACGTGGCTGATCGGCTTCGAGGGCTCGGCGCTGTAG
- a CDS encoding DUF4287 domain-containing protein: MSEHPVIAPDIAPGQKVQGPASYFPSIEKTYGRTVQEWLGLVVAQLDTGATHMEVVGWLKTEHGMGHGHANALVGYARAGLGDAG, from the coding sequence ATGTCCGAGCATCCCGTCATCGCGCCCGATATCGCCCCGGGTCAGAAGGTCCAGGGCCCGGCCTCGTACTTCCCGAGCATCGAGAAGACCTATGGCCGCACGGTGCAGGAATGGCTCGGCCTCGTCGTCGCGCAGCTCGACACGGGCGCGACGCACATGGAGGTCGTCGGCTGGCTCAAGACCGAGCACGGCATGGGCCACGGTCACGCGAACGCGCTGGTGGGCTATGCGCGGGCGGGGCTGGGCGACGCCGGCTGA
- a CDS encoding dihydrofolate reductase family protein produces MHDTTCHMSISLDGFVAGPEQSLENGLGLRGQELHRWHMGDPRATEADATAAGWLMRPRGAYVMGRNMFGPIRGEWDEPWDGWWGLEPPYHAPVFVLTHFAHDPIEMEGGTTFHFVTDGFDAAYARAVETADGRGIDIAGGASTVRQALNAGVIDELTLDIAPVLLGAGERMFDDVTAFDFEPVEVLHSPLSTHIRYRRTGT; encoded by the coding sequence ATGCACGACACCACCTGCCACATGTCGATCTCGCTCGACGGCTTCGTCGCCGGGCCCGAGCAGAGCCTCGAGAACGGTTTGGGCCTGCGCGGCCAGGAGCTGCACCGCTGGCACATGGGCGACCCGCGCGCGACCGAGGCTGACGCGACGGCCGCCGGCTGGCTGATGCGGCCGCGCGGCGCGTACGTGATGGGGCGGAACATGTTCGGGCCGATCCGCGGCGAGTGGGACGAGCCGTGGGACGGCTGGTGGGGGCTCGAGCCGCCCTATCACGCGCCCGTTTTCGTGCTCACCCACTTCGCCCATGACCCGATCGAGATGGAGGGAGGGACCACCTTCCACTTCGTGACCGACGGCTTCGACGCTGCCTACGCGCGGGCGGTCGAGACCGCCGACGGGCGCGGCATCGACATCGCTGGCGGCGCCTCCACCGTACGTCAGGCGCTCAACGCGGGCGTCATCGACGAGCTCACGCTCGACATCGCGCCCGTGCTCCTCGGCGCCGGCGAGCGCATGTTCGACGACGTCACCGCGTTCGACTTCGAGCCGGTCGAGGTGCTCCACTCGCCGCTCTCGACCCACATCCGGTACCGGCGCACCGGCACCTGA